A genomic segment from Marinobacter gudaonensis encodes:
- a CDS encoding insulinase family protein codes for MLQPAIRLATLLLFLFAGGSALAATVPEKSPNDDNQYRFIELQNELRVILVSDSDADKAAASMNVAVGSGDDPKDREGLSHFLEHMLFLGTEKYPDPGEYQQFIKSHGGQHNAFTAFQDTNYFFDIQAEFLEPALDRFAQQFAAPLFTAELVDRERNAVHSEFSSKQKDDGRRFYSVKKAVSNPDHAFNQFAVGNLSTLENTEDNPLRPDLIEFWKQHYSSNLMTLAVYGPQSLDQLEAMVRSRFDAIENRNLEAKRHRPALYQSEDLPAKVTVEALKDVRSLTLTFPIPSQQDKYRTKPASYVANLLGHEGPGSLFDVLKRAGLADSLSAGLGMDTGENATLEINIALTPEGLERQDALLPLVFDYIEKIRTKGISEQRFREMQNLARLDFRFREEGSPISEVTRLSSYLQEYPPEDILRAPWLLERYAPEQYREILDRLVPSNLLAFVLAPEPGLDNPNRTQWYEAAWSIEQLDSQALTTQSLPALAEQLRLPEPNPFVPEDLEMVAGATMDKPAKLGSIEGMDVWFARDTRFETPKANVFVGLRSPATRASARSYVLTQLLVDSINANLNAWAYSASLAGLDYSVYPHLRGITVRVGGYNDKLHTLMNRILLQLAKPELTEQRFRIARQNLIDSLQNKAKDRPVEQTSEFIQSALIEGVWNTDDKLQAAQHVTFDELVSFSEEVLSQVDPVMLAHGNLTRASALNLARQVNALVLRDSELITVERSRVRQLPERETRVSLTVDHPDTGYTLYMQGDNTSFRERARFRLLAQIISSPFYEAIRTNRQLGYIVYATPFEMLETPALGFVVQSPSASPEEIDQAVQAFAAEFEQSLTAMTDAGLAREKQAVISSLLEKDRQLGEISNRYWQEIDRGETGFNSRAQLADAVRQVGRQELLTTFREAVQARLQALRVVTGGEGLNEDKALSQLLELPPVPAG; via the coding sequence ATGCTGCAGCCGGCAATACGCCTGGCAACCCTGCTCCTTTTCCTGTTCGCCGGCGGTTCCGCCCTGGCGGCCACGGTGCCGGAAAAGAGTCCAAACGACGACAACCAGTACCGGTTTATTGAACTGCAGAATGAACTGCGGGTGATCCTGGTGTCGGACAGTGATGCCGACAAGGCAGCGGCCTCCATGAACGTAGCGGTGGGCAGCGGTGACGACCCCAAGGACCGCGAGGGGCTCTCCCATTTTCTCGAACACATGCTGTTCCTGGGCACCGAAAAATACCCGGACCCGGGCGAGTACCAGCAGTTCATCAAGAGCCACGGCGGACAGCACAACGCCTTCACGGCTTTCCAGGACACCAATTACTTCTTCGACATCCAGGCCGAGTTTCTTGAGCCCGCTCTGGATCGCTTTGCCCAGCAGTTCGCCGCGCCGCTGTTCACTGCCGAACTGGTGGACCGGGAACGCAATGCGGTGCACTCGGAATTTAGTTCGAAGCAGAAGGACGATGGCCGGCGCTTCTACTCAGTCAAGAAAGCCGTCAGCAATCCCGACCACGCCTTCAACCAGTTTGCGGTAGGAAACCTGAGCACGCTTGAAAACACCGAGGACAACCCGCTGCGCCCGGACCTGATCGAGTTCTGGAAGCAGCATTATTCCTCTAACCTGATGACGCTGGCGGTGTACGGCCCGCAATCACTGGATCAACTGGAGGCCATGGTTCGGAGTCGCTTTGACGCCATCGAAAACCGCAACCTGGAGGCCAAACGTCACCGCCCGGCTCTGTATCAAAGCGAAGACCTGCCTGCCAAGGTGACGGTAGAGGCGCTGAAGGATGTGCGCAGCCTGACCCTGACCTTCCCGATTCCGTCCCAGCAGGACAAGTACCGGACCAAGCCCGCCAGCTACGTGGCCAACCTGCTGGGGCATGAAGGACCGGGCAGCCTGTTCGACGTGCTCAAGCGCGCCGGCCTTGCCGACAGCCTGTCTGCGGGCCTGGGCATGGATACCGGCGAAAACGCCACTCTGGAGATCAACATTGCCCTGACACCGGAGGGTCTCGAGCGCCAGGACGCCCTTCTGCCCCTGGTGTTCGATTACATTGAAAAGATCCGGACCAAAGGCATCAGCGAGCAGCGTTTCCGGGAAATGCAGAACCTGGCCCGCCTCGATTTCCGCTTTCGCGAGGAAGGCAGCCCGATCAGCGAGGTAACGCGCCTCTCCAGTTACCTGCAGGAGTACCCGCCCGAAGATATCCTGCGCGCCCCCTGGCTGCTGGAGCGCTATGCGCCTGAGCAGTATCGGGAAATCCTGGACCGGCTGGTGCCATCCAACCTGCTGGCGTTTGTCCTGGCCCCGGAACCCGGCCTGGACAATCCCAACCGCACCCAGTGGTACGAGGCGGCCTGGTCCATCGAGCAGCTGGACAGCCAGGCCCTGACAACCCAGAGCCTGCCTGCACTCGCAGAGCAGCTTCGCCTGCCCGAACCCAACCCGTTTGTTCCTGAAGACCTGGAAATGGTGGCTGGCGCCACCATGGATAAGCCGGCCAAACTCGGTTCGATAGAAGGCATGGACGTGTGGTTTGCCAGAGATACCCGGTTTGAAACCCCGAAGGCAAACGTGTTTGTTGGCCTTCGAAGCCCGGCCACCAGAGCATCGGCCAGAAGCTACGTGCTTACCCAGTTGCTGGTAGACAGTATCAACGCCAACCTCAACGCCTGGGCCTATTCCGCCAGCCTGGCCGGGCTGGATTACAGCGTTTACCCGCATCTGCGGGGCATCACCGTGCGCGTAGGCGGCTACAACGACAAACTGCACACGTTGATGAACCGCATCCTCCTGCAGCTGGCCAAGCCGGAGCTGACCGAGCAACGGTTCCGGATTGCCCGGCAGAATCTGATCGACAGCCTTCAGAACAAGGCCAAAGACCGGCCGGTGGAACAGACCTCCGAGTTTATCCAGAGCGCCCTGATCGAAGGCGTCTGGAATACTGACGACAAACTGCAGGCGGCGCAGCATGTCACCTTCGATGAGCTGGTGTCGTTCTCCGAGGAAGTGTTGTCCCAGGTGGATCCGGTGATGCTGGCCCACGGCAATCTTACCCGCGCGTCTGCCCTGAACCTGGCCCGCCAGGTTAACGCCCTTGTGCTGCGCGACAGCGAGCTGATCACCGTGGAGCGCAGCCGGGTGCGCCAACTGCCGGAGCGCGAAACCCGGGTCTCCCTCACCGTTGACCATCCGGACACCGGGTACACGCTGTATATGCAGGGTGATAACACCAGCTTCCGGGAACGGGCCCGTTTCCGGTTGCTGGCACAGATCATCAGCAGTCCCTTCTACGAGGCCATCCGCACCAACCGGCAGCTGGGCTACATCGTGTACGCAACGCCGTTCGAAATGCTGGAAACCCCGGCCCTGGGCTTCGTGGTCCAGTCACCCTCGGCCTCGCCAGAGGAGATCGACCAGGCCGTGCAGGCCTTCGCCGCCGAGTTTGAGCAAAGCCTGACGGCAATGACAGACGCGGGGCTGGCGCGGGAGAAACAGGCCGTGATCAGCAGCCTGCTGGAGAAAGATCGACAACTCGGGGAAATTTCCAACCGCTACTGGCAGGAGATCGACCGCGGCGAAACCGGGTTCAACTCGCGCGCACAACTGGCGGATGCTGTTCGGCAGGTGGGCCGCCAGGAACTCCTGACCACCTTCCGGGAGGCTGTGCAGGCAAGACTTCAGGCACTGCGGGTGGTGACCGGGGGCGAAGGCCTGAACGAAGACAAGGCCCTGAGCCAGCTGTTGGAGCTGCCACCGGTACCGGCGGGCTAA
- a CDS encoding TIGR04283 family arsenosugar biosynthesis glycosyltransferase, translating into MSEAFSLSVIVPVWMEAASVVDTLEALAPVRARGHEVIVVDAGSCDGTAERARPLCDRLLQSDKGRAVQMNAGAAVARGDLLLFLHADTRLPPSALEQLTAFFESRRAWGRFDVRLSGTRPLFRVIAWFMNQRSRLTGICTGDQALFVRRDVFEALAGFAALQLMEDVEFSRRLCLVSRPFCIREPVVTDSRRWQKHGAWRTIFLMWRLRWRYWRGESPESLAQVYRSDVRHAPE; encoded by the coding sequence TTGTCCGAAGCTTTCTCGTTAAGTGTGATCGTGCCGGTGTGGATGGAAGCCGCCTCCGTGGTGGACACGCTTGAGGCCCTGGCGCCCGTCCGTGCCCGGGGCCATGAGGTGATTGTGGTGGATGCCGGCAGCTGCGACGGTACCGCCGAACGTGCCCGGCCCCTCTGCGATCGGCTGCTTCAGTCCGATAAGGGCCGGGCGGTGCAAATGAACGCCGGTGCGGCTGTGGCGAGGGGCGATCTTCTGCTGTTCCTGCATGCGGACACGCGCCTGCCCCCCAGTGCCCTGGAGCAATTGACGGCCTTCTTTGAATCCCGCCGGGCCTGGGGCCGGTTCGATGTGCGGCTGAGTGGCACGCGGCCGTTATTTCGGGTGATTGCCTGGTTCATGAACCAACGCTCCCGCCTGACCGGAATCTGCACCGGCGATCAGGCCCTGTTCGTGCGTCGTGATGTGTTCGAGGCACTGGCCGGTTTTGCGGCGCTGCAGCTGATGGAGGATGTGGAGTTCTCCCGCCGTCTGTGCCTGGTGTCGCGGCCTTTCTGTATCCGCGAGCCCGTGGTTACCGACAGTCGTCGCTGGCAGAAACACGGAGCCTGGCGTACGATTTTTCTCATGTGGCGTCTGCGCTGGCGTTACTGGCGTGGCGAGTCGCCGGAGAGTCTGGCCCAAGTCTATCGATCGGATGTTCGTCATGCCCCAGAGTAG
- a CDS encoding TIGR04282 family arsenosugar biosynthesis glycosyltransferase produces the protein MPQSSPCSAVFLQFAKWPEAGRVKTRLMPELGAAGALEAHVQLTLAVLDNLCTTGYPVEVWWDREPGSEPGERSEALPILEEIEGAGLAQGVQQGGDLGARMYNGLSEALSECDRAVIVGSDCPSVDPDYARKAIACLADHDVVLGPSDDGGYVLIGASRVIAGMLEGIEWGTPKVLEQTSERLDKAGLSYCLLEPRWDVDEPEDWQRFLGMGVAG, from the coding sequence ATGCCCCAGAGTAGTCCCTGTTCGGCGGTGTTCCTCCAGTTTGCCAAATGGCCGGAAGCGGGCCGGGTCAAGACCCGGCTGATGCCGGAGCTTGGTGCCGCTGGCGCTCTTGAGGCCCATGTTCAGCTGACCCTGGCGGTCCTGGATAATCTGTGCACCACGGGGTATCCGGTGGAAGTATGGTGGGACAGGGAGCCCGGAAGTGAGCCCGGCGAACGGAGTGAGGCGCTGCCGATTCTCGAAGAGATTGAGGGGGCGGGCCTGGCCCAGGGCGTCCAGCAGGGCGGCGATCTTGGCGCGCGTATGTACAACGGCCTGAGCGAAGCGCTCTCAGAATGTGACCGCGCTGTGATCGTGGGCAGTGACTGTCCGTCGGTGGATCCGGACTACGCCCGCAAGGCCATAGCCTGCCTGGCGGATCACGATGTGGTGCTGGGTCCCTCGGACGATGGCGGTTATGTGCTGATTGGCGCCTCCCGCGTGATTGCGGGGATGCTTGAAGGCATCGAATGGGGCACTCCGAAGGTGCTTGAGCAAACTTCCGAGCGCCTGGATAAAGCGGGGCTCAGCTACTGTTTGCTTGAGCCCCGCTGGGATGTGGATGAACCCGAGGACTGGCAACGATTCCTCGGGATGGGCGTTGCCGGTTAG